One Streptomyces fagopyri DNA window includes the following coding sequences:
- a CDS encoding GntR family transcriptional regulator, giving the protein MQDGIGQPLTRVLLSDQVYTRVRSLIIEGALEPGARLVESEIARQLGVSQAPVREAVRRLVHEGLADHVPRRGSFVAVVSQEDAHHARAVRVVIEELAARTVAAQAASTAFEALDAQVRAMRQAALQSDVGRFRDADITFHRLVCEASGNPFLPKLWGVMEANLRALRVVSDPLFTGDWTAMAEDHAALLSALKSADPDRAGAEFAAHARGDDGMIPGH; this is encoded by the coding sequence ATGCAAGACGGCATCGGACAACCGCTCACCCGGGTCCTGCTGTCCGACCAGGTGTACACGCGCGTGCGAAGCCTGATCATCGAGGGAGCGCTCGAACCTGGCGCCCGGTTGGTCGAGTCCGAGATCGCCCGCCAGCTCGGAGTGAGCCAGGCGCCGGTGCGTGAGGCGGTCCGGCGCCTGGTGCACGAGGGCCTGGCGGACCATGTCCCGCGCCGGGGCAGTTTCGTGGCGGTCGTGTCGCAGGAGGACGCCCACCACGCGCGCGCCGTGCGCGTGGTGATCGAGGAGCTGGCCGCCCGCACCGTGGCGGCGCAGGCCGCGAGCACGGCATTCGAGGCGCTGGACGCCCAGGTGCGGGCCATGCGGCAGGCCGCGCTCCAGAGTGATGTCGGGCGCTTCCGCGATGCCGACATCACCTTCCACCGCTTGGTCTGCGAAGCCAGCGGAAACCCCTTCCTCCCCAAGCTGTGGGGGGTGATGGAAGCGAATCTGCGCGCCCTGCGGGTCGTGTCCGATCCGCTGTTCACCGGCGACTGGACTGCCATGGCCGAGGATCACGCCGCCCTGCTGTCCGCTCTGAAGTCCGCGGATCCCGACCGGGCGGGGGCCGAGTTCGCCGCCCACGCACGGGGAGACGACGGAATGATCCCAGGTCACTGA
- a CDS encoding ABC transporter substrate-binding protein, whose amino-acid sequence MSSRTAKASLAAGLALSVCALAGCSSSSGPAAGGGGARTGNIRVLANITPVLTKAYYQGLVAPFVKSHPGVTVTIESPSGTNVQSTLQQELVSGSAPDIVASTLDPVVAQQMIAFPDSSWVTSTPLSDSNKVDGKIWQVATGQQNQSLVYYNQTAFQKAGITTPPKSLAEFTADLAKLKGAGYVGLQTAGEWVTGAQFSMMANPGLLGDDPGWYAERNKKKVTFEQSAYNTYLKAYEGWIKTGAVPKNSLGEKYQTSIDTFLAGKSGMFVMGSWLNASVNSAKNLSFKVGVFPTPTADGSTPKQMSGQAQPYSILKSSKHQGLALDLVKYLVTDKSAVTASLKSEGNFRAGYSYPGTELDAAVGKIVDTAPGTVNGTAGPGVNAGFGNELNTVVQSLYTGESADKAVAKLDSWWNANAGQ is encoded by the coding sequence GTGAGCTCACGTACGGCGAAGGCCTCCCTCGCCGCCGGGCTCGCCCTGTCCGTCTGCGCACTGGCAGGGTGTTCGTCCTCGTCCGGGCCGGCGGCCGGGGGCGGCGGCGCACGGACAGGCAACATCCGCGTCCTGGCCAATATCACCCCCGTGCTGACTAAGGCGTACTACCAGGGCCTGGTCGCTCCGTTCGTCAAGAGCCACCCGGGCGTCACGGTCACCATCGAGTCGCCCTCCGGCACGAACGTGCAGTCCACGCTCCAGCAGGAACTCGTTTCGGGATCGGCACCGGACATCGTCGCGAGCACCCTCGACCCGGTCGTCGCCCAGCAGATGATCGCCTTCCCGGACTCCTCGTGGGTGACCTCGACCCCGCTCTCGGACTCCAACAAGGTGGACGGCAAGATCTGGCAGGTCGCCACCGGGCAGCAGAACCAGTCGCTCGTCTACTACAACCAGACGGCGTTCCAGAAGGCCGGCATCACCACGCCGCCGAAGTCGCTGGCCGAGTTCACGGCGGACCTCGCCAAACTGAAGGGCGCCGGATACGTCGGGCTGCAGACGGCGGGCGAGTGGGTCACGGGCGCGCAGTTCTCGATGATGGCGAACCCGGGCCTGCTCGGCGACGACCCCGGCTGGTACGCCGAACGCAACAAGAAGAAGGTCACCTTCGAGCAGAGCGCCTACAACACGTACCTGAAGGCCTACGAGGGGTGGATCAAGACCGGGGCGGTCCCCAAGAACTCGCTGGGCGAGAAGTACCAGACCTCGATCGACACCTTCCTCGCCGGCAAGTCGGGCATGTTCGTGATGGGCAGCTGGCTGAACGCGAGCGTCAACTCGGCGAAGAACCTGTCCTTCAAGGTGGGCGTGTTCCCGACGCCGACGGCCGACGGATCCACACCGAAGCAGATGAGCGGCCAGGCTCAGCCCTATTCGATCCTCAAGTCCTCGAAGCACCAGGGCCTCGCCCTCGACCTGGTCAAGTACCTGGTGACGGACAAGAGCGCGGTCACGGCGTCGCTCAAGTCGGAAGGCAACTTCCGGGCGGGATACAGCTACCCGGGAACCGAACTCGACGCGGCCGTCGGGAAGATCGTCGACACCGCCCCCGGAACGGTCAACGGCACCGCCGGGCCCGGAGTGAACGCCGGCTTCGGCAACGAGCTCAACACCGTCGTGCAGTCCCTCTACACGGGCGAGTCCGCCGACAAGGCGGTCGCGAAGCTCGACTCCTGGTGGAACGCCAATGCGGGCCAGTAA
- a CDS encoding carbohydrate ABC transporter permease yields the protein MRASKESTARPAASGAAGRSARARARRRATTADIAMMAPPLVLVAGLIIVPIAIAVYLSFTDWNGFTSPPHLIGFRNYVRLTEDSAVRHAAFLTLLITAVGTVACNVLGLGVALLLNRNNRINAFLRVLVFYPYVVGAVILGFLWSSILGTSGAVNAAVGAKHSLPFLSDPTWAVVTVICVIVWSSFGVNVVLYLAGLQTVPDSVIEAAKIDGATPWQTFWRVKLPMLAPTVTVNVVLVVIGLLRVYELILALTAGGPAGETRSFVYNILTSSFDNTQLGYGAAQSVVLMVVIVTVTVAITAARRRSEQAVAA from the coding sequence ATGCGGGCCAGTAAGGAGTCCACCGCCCGCCCGGCCGCCTCCGGGGCGGCCGGGCGTTCGGCCCGGGCCCGCGCGCGGCGCCGTGCGACCACGGCCGACATCGCGATGATGGCGCCGCCGCTGGTTCTGGTCGCCGGACTCATCATCGTGCCGATCGCGATCGCGGTCTACCTCAGCTTCACCGACTGGAACGGCTTCACCTCGCCGCCGCATCTGATCGGTTTCCGCAACTACGTCCGCCTCACCGAGGACTCCGCCGTGCGGCACGCGGCGTTCCTGACGCTCCTCATCACCGCCGTCGGCACGGTCGCCTGCAACGTCCTGGGACTGGGGGTCGCGCTGCTGCTCAACCGCAACAACCGGATCAACGCGTTCCTGCGTGTGCTCGTCTTCTACCCCTACGTGGTGGGCGCGGTCATCCTGGGCTTCCTCTGGTCGTCCATCCTGGGCACCAGCGGCGCGGTCAACGCGGCGGTCGGAGCCAAGCATTCGCTGCCCTTCCTCTCGGATCCGACGTGGGCCGTCGTGACGGTGATCTGCGTGATCGTGTGGTCCAGCTTCGGGGTCAACGTGGTGCTGTACCTGGCCGGCCTGCAGACGGTGCCCGACAGCGTCATCGAAGCCGCGAAGATCGACGGCGCCACCCCGTGGCAGACCTTCTGGCGCGTCAAGCTCCCGATGCTCGCACCGACCGTGACCGTGAACGTGGTCCTCGTCGTCATCGGCCTCCTGCGCGTCTACGAGCTGATCCTCGCCCTGACCGCGGGAGGCCCCGCAGGAGAGACGCGGAGTTTCGTGTACAACATCCTCACGTCGTCGTTCGACAACACCCAACTCGGCTACGGGGCAGCCCAGTCGGTCGTACTGATGGTCGTCATCGTCACGGTGACCGTGGCCATCACCGCGGCCCGCCGGCGCAGCGAGCAGGCGGTGGCCGCATGA
- a CDS encoding carbohydrate ABC transporter permease, which yields MTARRVGRVLAVALLVLVMVGPLYLMLTNAFKSQHDILAVPFGWPSGGFSLKYLTDALTSPDFNVVAAYGVTLLFVVAVNALNLLVVGPASYAIARGGRRYHRAIMLVLLAGLFIPGQTLVIPVIYVLKALGLIGTVPGFLLFETTLTVPTTVFLFVAFVQTVPRELDEAARIDGASRYGTFWRVIFPLMRPVVATAMVLNSIGVWTDFVNPQFILGPQSGVYTVTTGVYAAISRLSTDYTVVYPNMLLATAPVIVFYVFMQKRIIGGLTAGAIKG from the coding sequence ATGACCGCCCGCCGCGTGGGCCGCGTCCTGGCCGTCGCTCTCCTCGTCCTCGTCATGGTCGGCCCGCTGTACCTGATGCTGACCAACGCGTTCAAGTCCCAGCACGACATCCTGGCGGTGCCCTTCGGCTGGCCCAGCGGCGGGTTCTCGCTGAAGTACCTCACCGACGCGCTGACCTCGCCGGACTTCAACGTCGTCGCCGCCTACGGTGTGACGCTGCTGTTCGTCGTGGCGGTCAACGCGCTGAACCTGCTGGTCGTGGGACCCGCGTCGTACGCCATCGCGCGCGGCGGCCGCCGGTACCACCGGGCCATCATGCTCGTACTGCTGGCCGGCCTGTTCATCCCGGGCCAGACCCTCGTCATCCCGGTCATCTACGTGCTCAAGGCACTCGGGCTGATCGGAACCGTTCCGGGCTTCCTGTTGTTCGAGACCACCCTGACCGTTCCCACCACGGTGTTCCTGTTCGTCGCGTTCGTGCAGACGGTGCCCCGGGAACTCGACGAGGCCGCGCGGATCGACGGCGCGAGCCGCTACGGCACCTTCTGGCGGGTGATCTTCCCGCTCATGCGCCCCGTCGTCGCGACCGCGATGGTCCTCAACTCGATCGGGGTGTGGACGGACTTCGTCAATCCGCAGTTCATCCTCGGCCCCCAGTCCGGGGTCTACACGGTGACGACAGGTGTGTACGCGGCCATCAGCCGCCTCTCCACCGACTACACGGTCGTGTATCCCAACATGCTGCTCGCCACGGCGCCCGTCATCGTGTTCTACGTGTTCATGCAGAAACGCATCATCGGCGGCCTGACCGCGGGCGCGATCAAGGGATGA
- a CDS encoding RraA family protein, producing MDTENPLSTVWPLPVRGEPFHRADAESLRRMDAISAATACAKLHTMGITRTAVQGPTALETGSRVVGSALTLQFMPQREDIASGHGQEYIERDTALWAVLETVQPGDVLVVQAWGSAFTGCFGDMLVRYFKRRGGAGIVVDGRIRDAARVRRLGVPIWCTGTTPHYASQTDLFPWAYDVPVAAGGVLCLPGDVVVADDDGAVIVPAAKAPALIQDAEDHEDWESFSRMRLEQGARLSDYYPLSANSRAEYELWRDSRPKLPAQ from the coding sequence ATGGATACCGAGAACCCGTTGTCGACGGTATGGCCGCTGCCCGTTCGAGGCGAGCCCTTCCACCGTGCCGACGCCGAGAGCCTGCGCCGCATGGACGCGATCAGCGCCGCGACCGCCTGCGCCAAACTGCACACCATGGGCATCACCCGGACCGCCGTCCAGGGGCCGACGGCCCTGGAGACCGGCAGCCGCGTCGTCGGATCCGCCCTCACCCTGCAGTTCATGCCACAGCGCGAGGACATCGCCAGCGGCCACGGCCAGGAGTACATCGAGCGCGACACGGCCCTGTGGGCGGTCCTCGAAACGGTCCAGCCGGGCGACGTGCTCGTCGTCCAGGCGTGGGGCAGTGCCTTCACCGGCTGCTTCGGCGACATGCTCGTGCGCTACTTCAAGCGCCGAGGCGGCGCCGGCATCGTCGTCGACGGCCGCATCCGCGACGCCGCCCGGGTCCGCCGGCTCGGCGTGCCGATCTGGTGCACCGGCACCACCCCGCACTACGCGTCCCAGACCGACCTCTTCCCCTGGGCGTACGACGTGCCGGTCGCGGCGGGCGGCGTACTCTGCCTGCCCGGCGACGTGGTCGTCGCCGACGACGACGGCGCCGTGATCGTGCCGGCCGCCAAGGCCCCCGCACTCATCCAGGACGCCGAGGACCACGAGGACTGGGAGTCCTTCAGCCGGATGCGCCTGGAACAGGGCGCCAGGCTGTCCGACTACTACCCGCTCAGCGCCAACAGCCGTGCCGAGTACGAACTGTGGCGCGACAGCCGGCCGAAGCTGCCCGCCCAATGA
- a CDS encoding amidohydrolase family protein — MIDSHIHLWGAEVAAAPWLAGERTASIRRPVGLGEYAAAAGPCGVDGAVVVTAEQSAAETARLVAACSRDPLVRAVVGWADLAGDVGAADLTGLAGIRHSVVSEESGWLRRPRVRAGIARYARSGLALELLVAARDLGDVLACAADHPSLVIVVDHLGDPGGAEAPWQDRVRALAPYPNVRMKLSGDDARPAALDVALDAVGPGRLMIGSDWPVSTLRAPLRAELGALVALLGRLSDTEREQVLAGTAADSYRLIA; from the coding sequence ATGATCGACAGCCACATCCACCTGTGGGGCGCCGAGGTCGCGGCTGCGCCCTGGCTGGCCGGCGAGCGCACCGCGTCGATCCGGCGGCCGGTCGGCCTCGGCGAGTACGCGGCGGCGGCCGGGCCGTGCGGCGTCGACGGAGCCGTCGTCGTGACGGCGGAGCAGTCGGCCGCCGAGACGGCCCGGCTCGTCGCGGCGTGCTCGCGGGATCCGCTCGTCCGCGCGGTGGTCGGATGGGCGGACCTCGCGGGCGACGTCGGCGCCGCGGACCTCACCGGGCTCGCAGGCATCCGCCACTCCGTGGTCTCCGAGGAGAGCGGCTGGCTGCGGCGGCCACGGGTGCGCGCGGGCATCGCCCGCTACGCCCGCTCGGGCCTCGCACTCGAACTGCTGGTCGCCGCCCGCGATCTCGGCGACGTGCTGGCCTGCGCCGCCGACCACCCGTCGCTGGTGATCGTCGTCGACCACCTCGGCGACCCGGGCGGCGCCGAGGCGCCGTGGCAGGACCGGGTGCGCGCCCTCGCTCCGTATCCGAACGTGCGCATGAAACTCTCCGGGGACGACGCCCGGCCGGCCGCGCTGGACGTCGCGCTCGACGCCGTCGGGCCGGGCCGTCTCATGATCGGGTCCGACTGGCCGGTGTCGACCCTGCGGGCCCCGCTCCGCGCCGAGCTCGGGGCCCTGGTCGCGCTCCTCGGCCGGCTCTCGGACACCGAACGCGAACAGGTGCTCGCCGGCACGGCCGCCGACAGCTACAGGCTGATCGCATGA
- a CDS encoding aldo/keto reductase — translation MRTGELGSSGVRVTTLGLGTAQLGDLYEAVTQDRATAIVDAAWDAGIRYFDTAPHYGLGLAERRLGHALRSRPRAQYVLSSKVGRLIRPGSDGEPARHWDFTEAGVRRSVEESLERLGLDRLDVALLHDPQERLADALGTGLPALTRLRDEGVVGAIGVGTGDMAALAAFATRGELDTIMIAGRYTLLEQPALAQVVPAARAAGISVLNAGVFNSGMLAQDRPAADSHYEYGAAPRQLLERARRLADLAAAAGTTLPRAALAYAARDPLVASVVVGADTAEQVLANVRMAQDPCPLDGLWSELVALGLIPA, via the coding sequence ATGAGGACCGGTGAACTCGGCTCGTCCGGGGTCCGGGTGACGACGCTCGGCCTGGGAACGGCACAGCTCGGCGACCTCTACGAGGCCGTCACCCAGGACCGCGCCACAGCGATCGTGGATGCCGCCTGGGACGCCGGCATCCGCTACTTCGACACCGCGCCGCACTACGGACTCGGCCTGGCCGAGAGGCGGCTCGGACACGCACTGCGCTCGCGGCCGCGGGCGCAGTACGTGCTCAGCTCCAAGGTCGGCCGGCTGATCAGGCCCGGCAGCGACGGCGAACCGGCCCGGCACTGGGACTTCACCGAGGCCGGTGTCCGCCGCAGCGTCGAGGAATCGCTCGAACGCCTGGGACTGGACCGGCTCGACGTCGCACTGTTGCACGACCCACAGGAGCGGCTCGCGGACGCGCTCGGCACCGGCCTTCCGGCGCTGACGCGGCTGCGCGACGAGGGCGTGGTCGGCGCGATCGGCGTCGGCACCGGCGACATGGCGGCCCTCGCCGCCTTCGCGACACGCGGCGAACTCGACACCATCATGATCGCCGGACGCTACACCCTCCTGGAGCAGCCCGCGCTCGCGCAGGTCGTCCCGGCCGCCCGCGCGGCGGGGATCTCCGTGCTCAACGCGGGTGTCTTCAACAGCGGGATGCTCGCGCAGGACCGCCCCGCCGCGGACTCCCACTACGAATACGGCGCGGCCCCCCGGCAGTTGCTGGAACGGGCGCGACGGCTGGCCGATCTCGCCGCCGCAGCCGGTACGACGCTTCCGCGGGCCGCCCTCGCCTACGCGGCACGCGACCCGCTGGTGGCGTCGGTCGTGGTCGGCGCCGACACCGCCGAGCAGGTCCTCGCCAACGTACGCATGGCCCAGGACCCGTGCCCGCTGGACGGACTGTGGAGCGAACTCGTCGCCCTCGGGCTCATTCCCGCCTGA
- a CDS encoding GH39 family glycosyl hydrolase, giving the protein MEPDLDLTLDFAGAPDAPLDHFWSRVVGAGRANEGLRADWQGQLAQAHRLGGFGYVRFHGLFHGDMFVYREIDGAVAPSFHYVDLLFDAILAAGVRPFVEFGFCPPELARETATVFWWGANGAPPTDYAKWAELVRATVEHWVGRYGIDEVRTWYFEVWNEPNLGPFFRGTRSEYFELYRVSAEAVKSVDPTLRVGGPATSNFVPDSRFDGETEDTTQHETVLTAPDLDSLDWQPVWLEEFLRFCAANRLPVDFISCHPYPTDWALDGHGNGRKLTRGVDATPTDLRLVREIVDAGPYPRAEIHLTEWSSSSSSRDFTHDYPQAAAFVVRSVLASIGLVDSLAYWTFTDVFEEEGAGRDPFHGGFGMLSQHGVAKPTMHAYRMLNGLGDRLVHRQDGLVVTRRGTGVAALAVHYPDEVALTVPASFDTRDVADRTLATGRPRALRLRIAGLVPGERYELEVVDAENGWAMAEWTRRGRGTNPSVADVAAIRASAERGAVTRLTVSGDGVLEVDARLRPWAIALLNRI; this is encoded by the coding sequence ATGGAACCGGATCTCGACCTCACACTCGACTTCGCCGGCGCACCCGATGCGCCGTTGGACCACTTCTGGAGCCGTGTCGTCGGCGCCGGCCGAGCGAACGAGGGACTGCGCGCCGACTGGCAGGGCCAGTTGGCGCAGGCGCACCGGCTCGGCGGCTTCGGCTACGTCCGCTTCCACGGCCTGTTCCACGGCGACATGTTCGTCTACCGCGAGATCGACGGCGCGGTGGCGCCCTCCTTCCACTACGTCGACCTGCTGTTCGACGCGATCCTCGCCGCCGGCGTGCGGCCGTTCGTCGAGTTCGGCTTCTGCCCGCCGGAGCTCGCCCGCGAGACCGCGACCGTCTTCTGGTGGGGCGCCAACGGGGCGCCGCCGACCGACTACGCGAAGTGGGCCGAGCTCGTACGCGCCACCGTCGAACACTGGGTCGGGCGCTACGGGATCGACGAGGTACGCACGTGGTACTTCGAGGTGTGGAACGAGCCGAACCTCGGCCCGTTCTTCCGCGGCACCCGCAGCGAGTACTTCGAGCTGTACCGGGTGTCGGCCGAGGCGGTGAAGTCGGTCGACCCGACCCTACGCGTCGGTGGCCCGGCCACCAGCAACTTCGTACCGGACTCTCGCTTCGACGGCGAGACCGAGGACACCACACAGCACGAGACCGTACTCACCGCCCCCGACCTCGACTCTCTCGACTGGCAGCCGGTGTGGCTGGAGGAGTTCCTGCGATTCTGCGCCGCCAACCGGCTCCCGGTCGACTTCATCTCATGCCATCCGTATCCGACCGACTGGGCACTGGACGGGCACGGCAACGGCCGCAAACTCACCCGCGGTGTCGACGCCACCCCGACCGATCTGCGCCTGGTGCGCGAGATCGTCGACGCCGGCCCGTACCCGCGGGCCGAGATCCACCTGACCGAGTGGAGTTCGAGTTCCAGCTCGCGGGACTTCACCCACGACTATCCGCAGGCCGCCGCGTTCGTGGTCCGCTCGGTGCTCGCCTCGATCGGCCTGGTCGACAGCCTCGCCTACTGGACCTTCACCGATGTCTTCGAGGAGGAGGGCGCCGGCCGCGATCCGTTCCACGGCGGGTTCGGCATGCTCAGCCAGCACGGTGTCGCCAAGCCGACGATGCACGCCTACCGGATGCTGAACGGGTTGGGCGACCGGCTCGTCCACCGCCAGGACGGCTTGGTGGTCACCCGCCGCGGAACCGGCGTGGCGGCGCTGGCCGTTCACTATCCGGACGAGGTCGCACTGACCGTCCCCGCGTCGTTCGACACGCGTGACGTCGCCGACCGCACCCTGGCGACGGGGCGACCGCGAGCCCTGCGGCTCCGCATCGCCGGGCTCGTGCCCGGCGAACGCTACGAGCTGGAAGTGGTCGACGCCGAGAACGGCTGGGCGATGGCGGAGTGGACGCGGCGCGGTCGCGGCACCAACCCGTCCGTGGCGGACGTCGCCGCGATCCGCGCGAGCGCCGAGCGCGGCGCGGTGACCCGCCTCACCGTCTCCGGCGACGGTGTGCTCGAAGTCGACGCGCGACTGCGGCCGTGGGCGATCGCGCTGCTGAACCGCATCTGA
- a CDS encoding beta-glucosidase family protein, with protein MTTVAKSTEGAAGTKLWRDASAPADDRVRDLMSRMSLREKVAQLSGIWVGADPTDGQVAPQHESAPKPAPWPDLIRHGVGQMTRLYGTAPVDPVAEAQVVAATQRQITATGPGIPAIVHEECLTGLAAWQAPIYPAPLSWGASFDPDLVRRMAVQIGSTMRRLGIHQGLAPVLDVTRDLRWGRTEETIAEDPYLVSTIGAAYVSGLESTGVVATVKHFAGYSTSRAGRNLAPVSIGPRELADVILPPFEAALRAGVRSVMNSYTDLDGVPSAADASLLTERLRGTYGFTGTVVSDYFAIPFLETWHKTAGSSSEAAAQALAAGIDVELPNADCYGAPLLEAVESGLVDLALIDRAVERVLTQKCQLGLLDANWSPQPPILGESEAVTKADAQAGRTAGSPLDDASTRALAAALARRSIVLLRNEAAALPLAAGARLAVVGPRANVADAMFGCYSFPRHVGLRHPDVPLGIEVETVLDALRQDSAGYAVTFAEGCTVTGGDAETVAEAAAAAREADVCVAVLGDTAGLFGTGTSGEGCDVTDLRLPGRQGDLLDALIATGTPVVVVLLVGRPYELSRYADRLAGIVCAFFPGEEGGGAIADVLAGRTEPAGRLPVGFPAEGANQPSTYLAAALGRQNVLSPMVDQTALFPFGHGLSYNPAVWARVESTGSGTWPTDGTCRVAVTLRNTGTTATSEVVQIYLHDLVAEVARPVQLLVAAPRVDLAPGATRTVLVDLHADQTSYTGLAGRRIVDPGDVELWVGASSTDIRTTLPVRLTGPRREVGFDRRFQPEVSFVEG; from the coding sequence ATGACCACTGTTGCGAAAAGCACTGAAGGCGCCGCCGGGACGAAGCTCTGGCGTGATGCCTCCGCCCCGGCAGACGACCGCGTACGGGACCTGATGTCCCGGATGTCGCTGCGGGAGAAGGTCGCACAGCTCTCGGGGATATGGGTCGGGGCCGACCCGACCGACGGCCAGGTGGCCCCGCAGCACGAGTCGGCGCCGAAACCGGCGCCCTGGCCCGACCTGATCCGCCACGGTGTGGGCCAGATGACCCGCCTGTACGGCACCGCACCGGTGGACCCGGTGGCCGAGGCGCAAGTCGTCGCCGCCACCCAGCGCCAGATCACCGCGACCGGTCCCGGCATCCCCGCGATCGTCCACGAGGAGTGCCTGACCGGCCTCGCCGCCTGGCAAGCCCCGATCTACCCCGCACCCCTGTCCTGGGGCGCGAGCTTCGACCCGGACCTCGTCCGCCGCATGGCCGTCCAGATCGGCTCGACCATGCGCCGCCTGGGCATCCACCAGGGACTGGCCCCCGTCCTCGACGTCACCCGGGACCTGCGCTGGGGCCGCACCGAAGAGACCATCGCCGAGGACCCCTACCTCGTCTCCACGATCGGCGCCGCGTACGTGTCCGGGCTGGAATCCACAGGCGTCGTCGCCACCGTCAAACACTTCGCCGGCTACAGCACCTCCCGCGCCGGACGCAACCTCGCCCCGGTGTCCATCGGCCCACGAGAACTGGCCGACGTCATCCTTCCGCCGTTCGAGGCCGCGCTGCGGGCCGGCGTGCGATCGGTGATGAACTCCTACACCGACCTCGACGGCGTCCCCTCCGCAGCCGACGCCTCACTCCTGACCGAGCGGCTCCGCGGCACCTACGGCTTCACCGGCACCGTGGTGTCCGACTACTTCGCCATTCCCTTCCTGGAGACCTGGCACAAGACGGCGGGCTCCAGCTCCGAGGCCGCGGCCCAGGCCCTGGCCGCGGGCATCGACGTCGAACTGCCCAACGCCGACTGCTACGGAGCTCCCTTGCTGGAGGCGGTCGAGTCGGGCCTGGTGGACCTGGCACTCATCGACCGCGCGGTGGAGCGCGTGCTGACCCAGAAGTGTCAGCTCGGCCTGCTCGACGCCAACTGGTCGCCGCAGCCCCCCATCCTGGGTGAGTCCGAAGCCGTGACCAAGGCCGATGCACAGGCGGGGAGAACGGCCGGATCGCCGCTCGACGACGCGTCCACCCGCGCGCTCGCGGCGGCACTGGCCCGCCGCTCGATCGTCCTCCTGCGCAACGAAGCGGCAGCCCTGCCCCTGGCGGCCGGGGCGCGCCTGGCCGTCGTGGGTCCGCGCGCGAACGTCGCGGACGCGATGTTCGGCTGCTACTCGTTCCCACGGCACGTCGGGCTCCGCCACCCGGACGTGCCACTCGGCATCGAGGTGGAAACCGTTCTCGACGCGCTTCGCCAGGACTCTGCCGGGTACGCGGTGACCTTCGCGGAGGGCTGCACGGTCACCGGCGGCGACGCGGAGACCGTCGCAGAGGCCGCCGCGGCAGCCCGCGAGGCGGACGTGTGCGTGGCTGTGCTCGGCGACACCGCCGGCCTGTTCGGCACCGGCACCTCCGGCGAGGGCTGCGACGTCACCGATCTGCGTCTGCCCGGCCGGCAGGGCGACCTGCTCGACGCTCTCATCGCGACGGGAACGCCGGTGGTCGTCGTGCTCCTCGTCGGCCGCCCCTACGAACTGTCCCGGTACGCCGACCGACTGGCCGGCATCGTCTGCGCCTTCTTCCCCGGCGAGGAGGGCGGCGGCGCGATCGCGGACGTCCTCGCCGGCCGTACGGAGCCGGCGGGGCGCCTGCCCGTGGGATTCCCCGCCGAGGGGGCGAACCAGCCCTCGACCTACCTCGCCGCCGCGCTCGGCCGGCAGAACGTCCTCAGCCCGATGGTGGACCAGACCGCGCTGTTCCCCTTCGGACACGGGCTGTCGTACAACCCGGCGGTCTGGGCACGGGTGGAGTCGACGGGATCCGGAACCTGGCCGACCGACGGCACCTGCCGCGTCGCGGTGACGCTGCGGAACACCGGTACCACCGCCACCAGCGAGGTCGTCCAGATCTACCTCCACGACCTCGTCGCCGAGGTGGCGCGCCCCGTCCAACTCCTCGTCGCCGCACCCCGGGTGGACCTCGCCCCGGGTGCGACCCGCACGGTTCTCGTCGACCTGCACGCCGACCAGACGTCGTACACCGGACTGGCCGGCCGGCGCATCGTCGACCCCGGGGACGTCGAACTCTGGGTGGGCGCGTCCAGCACCGACATCCGCACGACCCTTCCCGTCCGCCTCACCGGCCCGCGCCGCGAGGTGGGCTTCGACCGGCGTTTCCAGCCCGAGGTGTCGTTCGTCGAGGGGTGA
- a CDS encoding VOC family protein, which yields MSSNIHAMVANVEVDNLEDAIPLYQELTGETEVRRFPYRDLELALVGPFLLYSGPLENYVSQNGTVIVGSLAPVLEALGKAGAEILEAPNEVPNGTRIVARHPDGSVFEYMQLRA from the coding sequence ATGAGCAGCAACATCCACGCAATGGTCGCGAACGTTGAGGTGGACAACCTTGAGGACGCGATCCCTCTCTACCAGGAATTGACCGGAGAGACGGAAGTCCGCCGATTCCCGTACCGTGATCTCGAGCTGGCACTCGTAGGACCCTTCCTGCTCTACTCCGGGCCGCTTGAGAACTACGTCTCGCAGAACGGGACCGTCATCGTCGGCTCCCTGGCCCCCGTTCTCGAGGCCCTCGGGAAGGCGGGCGCCGAGATCCTCGAAGCGCCCAACGAGGTTCCCAACGGCACCAGGATCGTCGCCCGCCACCCCGACGGCTCCGTCTTCGAGTACATGCAGCTTCGCGCCTGA